The Faecalibacterium sp. I3-3-33 DNA window GGCGTAGCTCCTTCCATACCCGAAACGCTGTCCAACATTGCATCTGTCAACTGCTCTGCCGTGATCGTTGGGTGCTGCACATCCTGCCCCTTGGTCAGTTCATTGAACATCTTCTCGGCCACTTTCTTGCTCATGGCTTCCTGTTCGGCGTAATGGCTCCCGATACCCTTTTTGATTTCCTTGACCGCCGCCATGAAGTACATTTCAATGTCATCAAGGTCGCCTTGATACACTGGCTTTCTCCGAAGGCTGATGTCCTTTGCGGCTTTGGCTGCTTCCGGGGTCTTGACCTTTGTGCGCAGCAGGGTGCTCAATGTCGTGAGCATGGCATTCTGTGCTGCGATGCCGGACGCAAAGGTGTCATCAAAATACTGCGATATGCGGTAAGTAAGCTCTGCAAAGCGGGCGTTTTCCAGCAGCAGGTTGACTACCTCTGCATTGACGCGCCCTGTGTAGAGGTTCTTTGCGGCTTCTACGGACAAGCCAAGTTCAGCAATGTCGTAGTTCTTGCGGTCGGGGATGTTGGTTTCTCCCAGCAGAAAATCCGTGGACACGTTGAACAGCCTTGCAATCTTCAGCACCTGCTCATGGGTCAGGGTTCCCTTTGCACCGCTGATAAAGCGGCTGATGGTACTCTTGGAGCAGCCGATTTCCTTGGCAAGCTCCGGTTGGCTTATGTTGTGCTCTTTCATCAAGTCCGCAAGACGGACGTTGGATGGTGCGGGCAGATATTCCTGTGCCATGTGGTCGGCCCTCCTTTTTGAGCTTTTTCCTCATTATAATACGCTCTGCCGTTTTGTTCAATATAAGGTTTCCTCTCTGCCCTTGCTGTTGCAGCCCTGCAACCAGTGAGGGCATTTTTCTTTTTCCGTTGCAGTTCTGCCGCTTTTTCGCCTTTCCTGCAAAATTTTCCGTATATTCAGGCACAAGGCAAAAAACACCAGAGTTCCCACTTTGGGGTACTCTGGTGCAACACATAACACCGCCCCGCCCGGTGGCCGCAGGGTGCGGGGTTTTGTAGGCATTGAGCCGCTTGTCCACCCCTGTCCGTAAAAAGTGCATTTTTTACGGAAGAAGTTCGTACAACCTGTACGGTCTGTACTTGTACGCACCTGTACGGCAAATTGAAGCAGATTAAAACGTGCTATCGTTTATATTTTGGATTTCCGTACGTCGTACGAACCGTACAGGTTATTTGAAGTCCGTACGCAATTTTTTCAGATGCGTACGGAGCAATCAGGTTCGCATTGTGCGAACTTGTCGGGGCGAGGCCCCTCCATCTTGCTGGCGCAAGACCGTTCGGTCACTTAAAAGCCCCACTGGGGCTTTCATTGCTTCGCAAACGTGAACTCGATTAGCTCTCCCGCAGGAGACGTTCCCCCTCGGAGAGTCCTCGAAGAGCCCACTACACTTTGCAGCCCATAGGGATGAAAGTGTTATAGTGGGTTATTACACTTCCGAAGAAGTGCATCTTCGTTCCCCGTCACCTCTCGATGAACCTTGAAAGGAGGGATGCCCTTTGGCAAGAAACGATGGCGTTGACCGCACCAGTGTCCGAAATCTCGCCGTTTCAGACAAAGCCGTTGGCAACACCCAGCAGCACAACGAGCGCGAAAAGGACAGCTATCGAAACCCCGACATTATCCCCCAGTGCACCTCATGGAACGTCCACTTCAAAAAGCCAACCGCCAGCTACACCGACCTATTTGCCCAACTGGAAGCCGCTGGAACCATTTCCACGCGCGGCCTGAAGCCGGATGCCACCCATTATTGCGAGCTTGTCTTTGATGTCAACTCGGCCTATTTTGACAATCACGGTGGCTACGAGTTCGCCAAGCAGTTCTATGAGGATGCCTACAAAGCAGCCGTTCAAATCGTGGGCGGTGAGCAGTATATTCTCTCGGCTGTCATGCACGCCGATGAAATCAACCGTGCCATGACCGAGGCACTAGGCCGGGAGATCTACCACTACCACCTCCATGTGGTCTATGTGCCTGTGGTGGAAAAGCAAATCCTCTGGTCGAAACGCTGCAAGGACAAGGCACTGGTCGGCACCGTCAAGGAGACCGTCATGCAGGTCAGCCGAAGCAAGAAGTGGGCTTCCAAGCCCCTGCTGGACGATGCTGGAAAGCCTGTCCTGCAAAAGAGCGGCAAGCCAGTCCTGAAGAAGTCGTACAGTGTCCTGCAAGACGATTTCTTCAACTATATGCGCAATGCCGGGTACACGGATGTAGAGCGCGGTGAGCGCGGCAGCACCGAAGAACACCTGACCGTCACCCAGTTCAAAGTCCAGCGGGAGCAGGAACGGCTGGACAGCCTGACCGCCCAAGCCGACCAAAAGGCGCAGTCGCTTGCCAAAACCAGTCAGACCCTCTCCAAAAAGGAGAAGGAACTTGCCGCTGTGCAGAAAAAGGCCACGCTCACGAAAGAAGCCCTCATTCATGCGCGCGATCTGGATTATATCGGCAAGCGCACCTTTCTCGGTAACTACTCGCTGACCGAAGAAGAATTTTCCAAGCTGAAAAAGCAAGCCGACCACGGCTATATGATGGACGTGGAGAACCGCCGCTTGAAAGAAGAACTTTCCACCGCCAAGAAGGAGGCCGTTCGTTGGAGCAACAAGTACCACGACCTGTGGTACGACGTGAAACCCTATCTGGATGCTCTCCACCGTGCGCCGGAACTGGTACACGGCTTTCTGGAAAAGATTCTTGCACCAAAGCAGGAACGTACCATAAATGTGCCGCAGCGAAACCGCAGACGTGGGCAGGATGTAGAACTTTAAGCTGAATTTTTAGATAATATGACAATACAAGGAGAAATGCTTATGGATTTTGACCGTAATTCTATGACCGTCCCTGTGCAATCTTCCGATTATACGAAAAAGTTCTTGCAAAAGGACTCGAATCCCACTACAATGGAAGTGGTCACTCAAACCAATGCCGTCAAGTCTCCGACTGACAGCCCGAAAACCACGAAGCTGGTGTACACGGTGGAAGAGATTGCACGAATGCTGGCCATCAGCCTGCGCTCTGCTTACAACCTGTGCAACAGCACCACCGAATTCCGTGTCCTGCGGGTAGGCGGAAGCATCCGTGTACCGAAAGACAGTTTCGATGCGTGGCTCTACCGGGCAGCTTGATAAGGAGGCAACAGTATGGCATATATTACGAAACGCGGCAACTCTTATAGCGTCCGATACACTTATGAAGATGAGCACGGCAAGAGCTGCGACAAATGGGAGAGTTTTCCCACAAAAGAGGAGGCAACAAACCGAAAAAAGCAAATCGAGCATGAACTGGCGGCTGGTACTTTCCTGATTCCGTCCTCGGTGACGGTGGCAGAGTTCCTCATGGATTGGCTGCCCAAGCAGTGCAGCAAACACAAGTGGGCACCCAAGACCTACGAATCCAACCTTTCCACCATCCAGAACCTGATTATCCCCTATATCGGCAGCATGGAGATGCAGAAACTCAAGCCCTACCACATGGAGAACCTCTACACGACCCTGAGCAAAACGCCCTGCGGCTCGTATATCGAGGGCAAAAAGCAGGAGCTGACCGAAAAACAGAAGCAGCGGTTCCTTTCCGGCACCACCATCCACGAAGTGCATCGGCTGCTGGGTACTGCCTTCCAGTACGCTGTAGAATGGGGCATTCTTGTTAAAAGCCCTGTTCCCGTGGACAGCCCCAAGAAGTCCACACAGGAGCGCACCATCTGGACGGTAGAGGAAATGCGGGCGGCTCTGGACAGCATGGAGGACCCTATCCTGCATCTGGCAGTCCACCTCACATTGGTGGGCGCACTGCGAGAGGGCGAGGTCGTAGGTCTGACCCCGGAGGATCTCGATTTTGGTGCAGCAGATGGCGTCGGAACATTCCACATCAACAAATCCATGCAGCGGGTGCGAAAAGAAGCCCTGAATCAGGTGGACGATGGCTGCATCATCAAGGTATTCCCGGACAAGCTGGAGCGCAGCACCACTTCCCTTATCCTGAAAAGCACCAAAACGGCGTCCTCCTGCCGAACCATCTTCATGACCTCCGTACTGAAAGAGGAATTGAAGAAGTGGCTGAATCAGTTAGCAGCAAACGAGAGGAAAGACCCAGCACGTTACCATGACAGCGGAATGCTGTTCCGCCTGCCCAACGGTCTGGCGGTAGAGCCGGTGCTCATCCGCAAGAAGTTTCTGAAATGGCAGGACGCACACCCAGAGTTCCCCCGTATCGTGTTCCACGGTCTGCGGCATTCCAGTGCCACCTATCAGCTGATGATCTCCGGCGGCGATGTGAAGGCTGTGCAGGGTACAACAGGTCATGCTACGGCGGATATGCTGGTGAACACCTACGCCCATATCCAGCAGTCCTCTCGTGTAGAACTTGGGAAAAAGTTTGAGGAAGGGTTCTATGCGAAACAGGAAAGCCCCAGCCCACAGGCTGTACCCGCCGCAGGCGAACCGACCATCTCTATGACTGCTCTGCTGGAACTTCTGAAGAACGCCGACCCTGAAGTAAAGGCACAGCTCCGTCTTGCACTGCTGACCTGATGCAAAATTTACCACGCATTTCAAAGCAATTCCAGCTTATGCAGAGGATTCCCACGAAAAAGCCGACCGTGCAAAAACCGTGCATTGACCGTGCAGACCCCGAATTTTCGGGGTTACATAACAAAAAAGAACGCCAAATCTTACGATTTGACGTTCAATATCTGGTGCACCTCCAGGGACTCGAACCCTGGGCCCACTGATTAAGAGTCAGTTGCTCTACCAACTGAGCTAGAGGTGCATATTATCAGAATGCGGTTTCTTCATTCTGATAATCAAAAGTCGGCGACTACCTATTTTCACAAGCCGTTTCCAGCTAACTATCTTCGGCACAAGTAAGCTTAACTTCTGTGTTCGGAATGGGAACAGGTGGAACCTTACCGTCATCGACACCGACCGATCTGACTGAATCAGTATATCACATTTCTGCTTTACTGTCCAGTATTTTTAGAAGGACGTGCCTTCAAAACTGAATAATCACTGCTAACATTTTTTCGTTGACTTAAAAGTCTCAAGCGAATTGTGGTCAAGCCCTCGACCTATTAGTACACGCTTGCTGAATGGATCACTCCACTTACACATCGTGCCTATCAACCTTGTAGTCTTCAAGGGGTCTTACTTGTTTAAAACAATGGGATATCTTATCTTTGGGTCGGCTTCACGCTTAGATGCTTTCAGCGTTTATCCGATCCGTACATAGTTGCCCAGCTATGCCCTTGGCAGAACAACTGGTGCGCCAGAGGTACGTCCGCTCCGGTCCTCTCGTACTAGGAACAGCTCCCATCAAATATCCTGCGCCCACGACAGATAGGGACCGAACTGTCTCACGACGTTCTGAACCCAGCTCGCGTACCGCTTTAATTGGCGAACAGCCAAACCCTTGGGACCGAATACAGCCCCAGGATGCGATGAGCCGACATCGAGGTGCCAAACCTCCCCGTCGATGTGGACTCTTGGGGGAGATCAGCCTGTTATCCCCAGGGTAACTTTTATCCGTTGAGCGATGGCATTTCCACTCACATACCACCGGATCACTAACTCCAACTTTCGTTACTGCTCGACCCGTCAGTCTCGCAGTTAGGCTCGCTTCTGCGTTTGCACTCTTTTGCTTGATTTCCGTTCAAGCTGAGCGAACCTTTGAACGCCTCCGTTACTCTTTAGGAGGCGACCGCCCCAGTCAAACTGCCCACCTAACAATGTCCCCCGCCTTGATTCAAAGGCGCAGGTTAGAATTCCAATATCGCAAGGATGGTATCCCAACGGCCACTCCACAAATGCCAAAGCACTTGCTTCCCAGTGTCCCATCTATCCTGTGCATGCAACATCGAAACCCAATATTAGGCTACAGTAAAGCTCCATGGGGTCTTTCCGTCTTGTCGCGGGTAACCGGCATCTTCACCGGTACTACAATTTCGCCGGGCGGGCTGTCGAGACAGTGCCCAAATCATTACGCCTTTCATGCGGGTCAGAACTTACCTGACAAGGAATTTCGCTACCTTAGGACCGTTATAGTTACGGCCGCCGTTCACTGGGGCTTCGATTCAATGCTTGCACATCTCCTCTTAACCTTCCAGCACCGGGCAGGCGTCAGCTCGTATACGTCATCTTTCGATTTAGCACAAACCTGTGTTTTTGGTAAACAGTTGCTTGGGCCGATTCTCTGCGGCTCCATCTCTGGAGCACCCCTTCTCCCGAAGTTACGGGGTCAATTTGCCGAGTTCCTTAACAACCCTTCTCCCGTTGGCCTTAGAATCTTCTTCCTACCTACCTGTGTCGGTTTGCGGTACGGGCACCGCAGAAATACACACAGCTTTTCTCGCCATCTTCCATCCCGGACTTCGGTACTAATTTCCCTCGATCGCTACCGGAACCAACACCCGGCTCCGAGACTTCAAATGTGTCCCTGTGTTTAACTCTTTTGGTGGTGACGGAATCTCTACCGTCTGTGCATCGGCTACGCCGTTAGGCCTCACCTTAGCTCCCGACTAACCTGGAGCGGACGAACCTTCCTCCAGAAACCTGAGGCTTTCGGCCATGCAGATTCTCACTGCATTCGCGCTACTCATTCCGGCATTCTCACTTCTATACACTCCACAGCCGCTTGCGCTACTGTTTCACCGCGTATACAACGCTCCCCTACCCAATACATTGCTGTATTGCCTAAGCTTCGGTGTCAGGTTTAGCCCCGTTAAATTCTCCGCGCAAAGACGCTCGACCAGTGAGCTATTACGCACTCTTTGAATGTGTGGCTGCTTCTGAGCCAACATCCTGGTTGTCTACGTATCTTCACATCGTTTTCCACTTAACCTGACTTTGGGACCTTAGCTGTAGATCTGGGCTGTTTCCCTTTTGACAATGACATTTATCTGACACTGTCTGACTCCCAAGCATCAATACTCTGGCATTCTGAGTTTGATAAGCTTCGCTAACCTCTCGGCCGCTAGGCTATTCAGTGCTTTACCTCCAGGTATCTAACTTGAGGCTAGTCCTAAAACTATTTCGGGGAGAACCAGCTATCTCCGGGTTCGATTGGAATTTCTCCGCTACCCACAGTTCATCCGCCGCCTTTTCAACGGAGGTCGGTTCGGTCCTCCATGGAATTTTACTTCCACTTCAACCTGACCATGGGTAGGTCACCCGGTTTCGGGCCCATTGTATGCAACTTAACGCCCTTTTCAAACTCGCTTTCGCTTCGGCTCCAGACCTTAAGTCCTTAACCTTGCTGCATACAATCGCTCGCCGGACCGTTCTACAAAAAGTACCCTATCACACATTGACGTGCTCTAGGTGCTTGTAGGCACAGGGTTTCAGGTTCTTTTTCACTCCCCTCCCGGGGTGCTTTTCACCTTTCCTTCACAGTACTATACGCTATCGGTCACTGGATAGTATTTAGGGTTGGAGGGTGGTCCCCCCATATTCCGACCAGGTTTCACGTGTCTGGCCGTACTCTGGAACTCGCTCAGCTCTTGTCGTTTTCACCTACGTGGTTCTCACACTCTCTGACCGGCCTTCCCATGCCGTTCGGTTAACAACTCAAGTCCTAAATGCGGTCCGTACCCCGGAAGTATTTCTACTTCCGGTTTGCCCTCTTCCGCGTTCGCTCGCCACTACTTACGGAATCTCGTTTGATGTCTCTTCCTCGCCCTACTTAGATGTTTCAGTTCAGGCGGTTCCCTCGATATACCTATTTTTAAGTTCAGTATAACGTACCTGAGTATGAACCCAGGTGAGTTTCCTCATTCAGAAATCTCCGGATCAATGCTTATTTGCAGCTCCCCGAAGCTTATCGCAGCTTATCACGTCTTTCATCGGCTCCCAGTGCCAAGGCATTCGCCCTGCGCCCTTGTTCGCTTGACCTTTCAAACGTTCTTTTGGAACATTTGGTATCCTCTTGATTCTCTCTTGCCAACGAAGATTATTGTTACCCTTCCTTTTGAAATTGTAATATTTCTTAAAAAAGAACTTACTATAATCTTTGTTTCGCAGTTATTATTCAGTTTTCAAGGTACGTCTTTGAGTGTCCTTTTCAGGGCCCTCAAAATCGAACAATATCTACTTAAACTCTCACGTATCACCTGTTCCAATGACTGACCATCTTAGATGCTCTGTCATTGCCTGACTCCTTAGAAAGGAGGTGATCCAGCCGCAGGTTCTCCTACGGCTACCTTGTTACGACTTCACCCCAATCACCAGTTTTACCTTCGGCGGCGTCCTCCTTGCGGTTAGACTACCGACTTCGGGTCCCCCCGGCTCTCATGGTGTGACGGGCGGTGTGTACAAGGCCCGGGAACGTATTCACCGCAGCATGCTGATCTGCGATTACTAGCAATTCCGACTTCGTGCAGGCGAGTTGCAGCCTGCAGTCCGAACTGGGACGTTGTTTCTGAGTTTTGCTCCACCTCGCGGTCTTGCTTCTCTTTGTTTAACGCCATTGTAGTACGTGTGTAGCCCAAGTCATAAAGGGCATGATGATTTGACGTCATCCCCACCTTCCTCCGTTTTGTCAACGGCAGTCTGGCCAGAGTCCTCTTGCGTAGTAACTGACCATAAGGGTTGCGCTCGTTGCGGGACTTAACCCAACATCTCACGACACGAGCTGACGACAACCAT harbors:
- a CDS encoding helix-turn-helix domain-containing protein translates to MAQEYLPAPSNVRLADLMKEHNISQPELAKEIGCSKSTISRFISGAKGTLTHEQVLKIARLFNVSTDFLLGETNIPDRKNYDIAELGLSVEAAKNLYTGRVNAEVVNLLLENARFAELTYRISQYFDDTFASGIAAQNAMLTTLSTLLRTKVKTPEAAKAAKDISLRRKPVYQGDLDDIEMYFMAAVKEIKKGIGSHYAEQEAMSKKVAEKMFNELTKGQDVQHPTITAEQLTDAMLDSVSGMEGATPEALEQLRSGLLGILQSAAEQENAHEADE
- a CDS encoding plasmid recombination protein, with product MARNDGVDRTSVRNLAVSDKAVGNTQQHNEREKDSYRNPDIIPQCTSWNVHFKKPTASYTDLFAQLEAAGTISTRGLKPDATHYCELVFDVNSAYFDNHGGYEFAKQFYEDAYKAAVQIVGGEQYILSAVMHADEINRAMTEALGREIYHYHLHVVYVPVVEKQILWSKRCKDKALVGTVKETVMQVSRSKKWASKPLLDDAGKPVLQKSGKPVLKKSYSVLQDDFFNYMRNAGYTDVERGERGSTEEHLTVTQFKVQREQERLDSLTAQADQKAQSLAKTSQTLSKKEKELAAVQKKATLTKEALIHARDLDYIGKRTFLGNYSLTEEEFSKLKKQADHGYMMDVENRRLKEELSTAKKEAVRWSNKYHDLWYDVKPYLDALHRAPELVHGFLEKILAPKQERTINVPQRNRRRGQDVEL
- a CDS encoding helix-turn-helix domain-containing protein, with the translated sequence MDFDRNSMTVPVQSSDYTKKFLQKDSNPTTMEVVTQTNAVKSPTDSPKTTKLVYTVEEIARMLAISLRSAYNLCNSTTEFRVLRVGGSIRVPKDSFDAWLYRAA
- a CDS encoding site-specific integrase, translating into MAYITKRGNSYSVRYTYEDEHGKSCDKWESFPTKEEATNRKKQIEHELAAGTFLIPSSVTVAEFLMDWLPKQCSKHKWAPKTYESNLSTIQNLIIPYIGSMEMQKLKPYHMENLYTTLSKTPCGSYIEGKKQELTEKQKQRFLSGTTIHEVHRLLGTAFQYAVEWGILVKSPVPVDSPKKSTQERTIWTVEEMRAALDSMEDPILHLAVHLTLVGALREGEVVGLTPEDLDFGAADGVGTFHINKSMQRVRKEALNQVDDGCIIKVFPDKLERSTTSLILKSTKTASSCRTIFMTSVLKEELKKWLNQLAANERKDPARYHDSGMLFRLPNGLAVEPVLIRKKFLKWQDAHPEFPRIVFHGLRHSSATYQLMISGGDVKAVQGTTGHATADMLVNTYAHIQQSSRVELGKKFEEGFYAKQESPSPQAVPAAGEPTISMTALLELLKNADPEVKAQLRLALLT